Proteins from a genomic interval of Streptomyces sp. NBC_00820:
- a CDS encoding DUF475 domain-containing protein, which translates to MLLKTFGWSFAVTAIGLVAAVFYGGWKAFGIVAILSILEISLSFDNAVVNAGILKKMSAFWQKIFLTVGVLIAVFGMRLVFPVVIVAITAKLNPYDAVNLALTDKVRYQELVTDAHPAIAAFGGMFLLMIFLDFIFEDRDIQWLRWIERPLAKLGKVDMLAVCIALIVLLITSFTFATHAHQHGGGHVDKAQTVLIAGVAGLITYMIVGGLSGFFEDKLEEEEEREHEEEEEAARTGKKRSPVVLAGQAAFFMFLYLEVLDASFSFDGVIGAFAITNDIVLMALGLGIGAMYVRSLTVYLVRQGTLDDYVFLEHGAHYAIGALAVILMVTIQYEINEVITGLVGVVLIAWSFWSSVRRNRALAAAEGEAGSDEKTEIPSGV; encoded by the coding sequence GTGCTTCTGAAAACCTTCGGCTGGTCGTTCGCGGTCACCGCGATCGGTCTGGTCGCGGCGGTCTTCTACGGGGGGTGGAAGGCCTTCGGCATCGTGGCGATCCTTTCCATCCTCGAGATCTCGCTGTCGTTCGACAACGCGGTGGTCAACGCCGGAATCCTGAAGAAGATGAGTGCCTTCTGGCAGAAGATCTTCCTCACGGTCGGCGTCCTCATCGCGGTCTTCGGCATGCGGCTGGTCTTCCCCGTCGTCATCGTGGCGATCACCGCAAAACTCAACCCGTACGACGCGGTCAACCTCGCCCTGACCGACAAGGTCCGCTACCAGGAGCTGGTCACCGACGCCCACCCGGCGATCGCCGCGTTCGGTGGCATGTTCCTGCTGATGATCTTCCTGGACTTCATCTTCGAGGACCGGGACATCCAGTGGCTGCGCTGGATCGAGCGGCCGCTCGCCAAGCTCGGCAAGGTCGACATGCTGGCGGTCTGCATCGCCCTGATCGTCCTGCTCATCACCTCCTTCACCTTCGCCACCCACGCCCACCAGCACGGCGGCGGCCACGTCGACAAGGCTCAGACGGTGCTCATCGCCGGCGTCGCCGGTCTGATCACGTACATGATCGTCGGGGGGCTCTCCGGCTTCTTCGAGGACAAGCTGGAGGAAGAGGAGGAGCGCGAGCACGAGGAGGAGGAAGAGGCCGCCCGCACCGGCAAGAAGCGCTCGCCGGTGGTCCTGGCCGGCCAGGCCGCGTTCTTCATGTTCCTCTACCTGGAGGTCCTGGACGCGTCCTTCTCCTTCGACGGCGTGATCGGCGCCTTCGCCATCACCAACGACATCGTCCTGATGGCGCTGGGTCTCGGCATCGGCGCGATGTACGTCCGCTCGCTCACCGTCTACCTGGTCCGCCAGGGCACCCTGGACGACTACGTCTTCCTGGAGCACGGCGCCCACTACGCGATCGGCGCCCTGGCCGTGATCCTCATGGTCACCATCCAGTACGAGATCAACGAGGTCATCACCGGTCTCGTCGGCGTCGTCCTGATCGCCTGGTCCTTCTGGTCCTCCGTCCGCCGCAACCGCGCCCTGGCGGCCGCGGAGGGCGAGGCGGGCTCGGACGAGAAGACCGAGATCCCCTCCGGCGTCTGA
- a CDS encoding TerD family protein, with the protein MGVTLAKGGNVSLSKAAPNLTNVLIGLGWDARSTTGAPFDLDASALLCGAGGRVLGDEWFVFYNQLRSPDGSVEHTGDNLTGEGDGDDESVMVNLPEVPPQCEKIIFPVSIHMADERSQTFGQVSNAFIRVVNQADGQELARYDLSEDASTETAMIFGELYRYQGEWKFRAVGQGYASGLRGIALDFGVNVS; encoded by the coding sequence ATGGGCGTCACGCTCGCCAAAGGAGGGAACGTCTCCCTCTCGAAGGCCGCACCGAACCTCACCAACGTCCTGATCGGGCTCGGCTGGGACGCGCGGTCCACCACCGGCGCCCCGTTCGACCTGGACGCCAGCGCCCTGCTCTGCGGCGCCGGGGGCCGGGTGCTGGGCGACGAGTGGTTCGTGTTCTACAACCAGCTCAGGAGCCCGGACGGCTCGGTGGAGCACACCGGGGACAACCTCACCGGTGAGGGCGACGGCGACGACGAGTCGGTCATGGTGAACCTCCCCGAGGTGCCGCCGCAGTGCGAGAAGATTATTTTTCCCGTCTCGATCCACATGGCCGACGAGCGCTCCCAGACCTTCGGCCAGGTCTCCAACGCCTTCATCCGCGTGGTCAACCAGGCCGACGGGCAGGAGCTGGCCCGCTACGACCTGAGCGAGGACGCCTCCACCGAAACCGCCATGATCTTCGGCGAGCTCTACCGCTACCAGGGTGAATGGAAGTTCCGGGCGGTGGGTCAGGGGTACGCGTCCGGGTTGCGCGGGATCGCTCTAGACTTCGGAGTCAACGTTTCGTAA
- a CDS encoding TerD family protein, with amino-acid sequence MGVSLSKGGNVSLTKEAPGLTAVIVGLGWDVRSTTGTDFDLDASALLLNNAGKVGSDQNFIFFNNLKSPDGSVEHTGDNITGEGEGDDEQIKVDLAGVPADVEKIVFPVSIYDAENRQQSFGQVRNAFIRVVNQAGGQEIARYDLSEDASTETAMVFGELYRHGAEWKFRAIGQGYASGLRGIAQDFGVNV; translated from the coding sequence GTGGGAGTCAGCCTCAGCAAGGGCGGCAACGTATCGCTGACGAAGGAGGCCCCGGGCCTTACCGCCGTCATCGTCGGCCTGGGGTGGGACGTCCGCTCCACGACCGGCACCGACTTCGACCTGGACGCCAGCGCGCTGCTGCTGAACAACGCAGGCAAGGTCGGGAGCGACCAGAACTTCATCTTCTTCAACAACCTCAAGAGCCCGGACGGCTCCGTGGAGCACACCGGCGACAACATCACCGGTGAGGGCGAGGGCGACGACGAGCAGATCAAGGTCGACCTGGCCGGCGTACCGGCCGACGTCGAGAAGATCGTCTTCCCGGTGTCGATCTACGACGCGGAGAACCGCCAGCAGTCCTTCGGCCAGGTCCGCAATGCCTTCATCCGCGTCGTGAACCAGGCGGGCGGCCAGGAGATCGCCCGCTACGACCTCAGCGAGGACGCCTCCACCGAGACCGCCATGGTCTTCGGCGAGCTGTACCGGCACGGCGCCGAGTGGAAGTTCCGCGCCATCGGCCAGGGCTACGCCTCCGGCCTGCGCGGCATCGCCCAGGACTTCGGCGTCAACGTCTGA